In Coregonus clupeaformis isolate EN_2021a chromosome 7, ASM2061545v1, whole genome shotgun sequence, one genomic interval encodes:
- the LOC121569116 gene encoding BAI1-associated protein 3, whose translation MSMTALLDLKSSVLRQVQRSQSLRGRKEPAASAASCIPVTHCPDQLPHGLSEGNGEFFERMNGILQKQENLLRAAQAECEGEGNTAAPPAEHVDQAFVPERSNRRELDLLYEETVYTVVNRVGVPSPEYVTNEGDIFSYLLKVFDMGQEEHDIILQRVQESKRASFTLRVSVMKGKNLMAKDANGYSDPYCMLGILLGQSPRETDEKKERKFSFRKRKEKLEKRSSIKDVLAATCIQVTEVKPETLNPVWNEHFVFDIDDVHSDLLHMDIWDHDDDVSVAEACKKLNEVSGLRGMGRYFKQIAKSVRSNGTSSSGSSEDNADDFLGCINIPLNEIPVMGYDKWFKLEPRSSASKVQGECHLILRLFTTQRDTTLSKRESKEVIHKKMLSQILEYEHAHIQKEPYNWNGQVTPPAWTVLSHHAVQTDLSPLQQAIIRWQCYSSHHRSQRMCYTLLLQLLRTIDAEWDPQAVQGDLERQLSDSFRLYTDHCLCLMKNMRQVFPCASPAAVTRCELMLRGVGHMQTMPAFKTACPLRNELHLEIATIVKKGTAEWYESTISQFKPEEGALEEQLRRLVQVVDAVCADVQRGQNVYNKLFYSAVKVDFFSITYRQLEKLVADDVSVAMERVCGTLEQESSRLTQTMGEALLELYMSLKILKRFREFLPLKDAKMLALTGYHNLFKTSIHKWLQIVHDKSCDRIRRAVDMDQLEPVQQAKHSSSAVDVTACFSQVRVFWNQLAWPDSAGAFIFVTRLTDNFCSEAVCYSEMIKRKIERSQPGRDIKSLTVQLCIALNNTEHVRVFLGHLPRDLDWQGVEQAMEESCGAEGKEQVNKALNGQLYNVDVDLQREAKRLITHLTDKMLSELKRYLQHISLSPDSINNDDAVSPLMKYLHDTLVILSESLVKENLARVLLGMWELLLRMILDTVAENMGVQVEFYNRFQYTVEALVQFFYAEGEGLAIEDLKNHADYKALDEELRLNKCSSFELIEQYFLEKISQQRTLKHTSFGRISVKCYYDASEQRLTVEILHAADLIALDANGLSDPFVIVELCPHHLFPMAKSQRTQVKLKTLHPVFDELFYFHVSPEQYRHRFACLTFTVMDYDWLSTNDFAGEALAPLSDFCWPGRPNASAAGKTIQPTILHLARSKPSEKPIMRILDARTGDGEAQEFVRKLKEIEKSMEEE comes from the exons ATGAGCATGACGGCGTTGCTGGACCTGAAGAGCAGTGTGCTGAGGCAGGTGCAGAGGAGCCAGTCTCTgagggggaggaaggagccaGCAGCCTCAGCAGCCAGCTGCATCCCCGTCACACACTGCCCTGACCAGCTACCTCACGG GCTGTCTGAGGGGAATGGAGAGTTCTTTGAGCGTATGAATGGCATCCTCCAGAAACAAGAGAATCTGCTGCGGGCTGCCCAGGCTGAG TGCGAAGGGGAAGGTAACACGGCCGCACCACCAGCAGAGCACGTAGACCAGGCCTTCGTTCCAGAGAGGTCCAACAGGAGAGAG CTGGACCTCCTGTATGAAGAGACGGTTTACACGGTAGTCAACAGGGTGGGAGTGCCCTCGCCAGAGTACGTCACCAATGAAGGAGACATCTTCAGCTATCTGCTGAAG GTATTTGATATGGGTCAGGAGGAACATGACATCATTCTGCAGAGAGTCCAAGAATCCAAG AGAGCAAGTTTCACCCTGAGAGTGTCTGTCATGAAAGGGAAAAATCTAATGGCAAAGGATGCAAATG GGTACAGCGACCCCTATTGCATGCTGGGAATCCTCCTGGGCCAGAGCCCCCGGGAAACAGAtgagaagaaggagaggaagtTCAGCTTcaggaagaggaaggagaagcTGGAGAAGAGGTCCAGTATCAAGGATGTTCTAGCAGCCACGTGCATCCAGGTGACTGAGGTCAAGCCAGAGACTCTCAACCCAGTCTGGAACGAGCACTTTGTTTT TGACATTGATGATGTCCACAGTGATCTACTGCATATGGACATATG GGACCATGACGATGATGTCTCTGTTGCAGAGGCTTGCAAAAAACTGAATGAAGTCAGTGGACTTAGAGGAATGGGCAG GTATTTTAAGCAGATTGCCAAATCGGTGCGGTCCAATGGGACGTCGTCATCAGGATCATCTGAGGACAATGCTGATGACTTCCTGGGCTGCATCAACATTCCACTGAAT GAGATTCCTGTGATGGGATATGACAAGTGGTTTAAGCTGGAGCCCCGGTCCAGTGCCTCCAAGGTCCAGGGAGAATGTCACCTGATTCTGAGGCTCTTCACAACCCAG AGAGACACAACCCTGAGTAAGAGGGAATCAAAAGAAGTCATTCACAAGAAGATGCTGAGTCAGATTCTGGAGTATGAGCATGCTCATATTCAG aaagagCCTTATAACTGGAATGGGCAGGTGACTCCTCCAGCATGGACTGTGCTGTCCCATCATGCTGTGCAAACTGACCTCTCACCCCTGCAACAGGCTATCAT TCGCTGGCAGTGCTACAGCAGCCACCACCGGTCCCAGAGGATGTGCTATAccctgctgctgcagctcctgaGGACCATCGATGCAGAATGGGATCCCCAAGCTGTGCAGGGAGACCTG GAGCGGCAGCTGTCGGACAGCTTCAGGCTGTACACGGACCACTGTCTGTGTCTGATGAAGAACATGCGCCAGGTGTTCCCCTGCGCCAGTCCAGCCGCCGTCACACGCTGCGAGCTCATGCTGAG GGGTGTAGGACACATGCAGACCATGCCGGCCTTCAAGACTGCGTGTCCCCTTCGAAATGAACTGCATTTGGAAATTGCCACTATTGTCAAG AAAGGTACAGCGGAGTGGTACGAGAGCACAATTTCACAATTCAAACCAGAGGAGGGG GCTCTGGAGGAGCAGCTGAGGAGACTGGTCCAGGTGGTGGATGCAGTGTGTGCAGATGTACAGAGGGGACAGAACGTCTACAACAAGCTCTTCTACAG TGCGGTGAAAGTGGATTTCTTTAGCATCACGTATAGACAGTTGGAGAAACTG GTCGCGGACGACGTGAGCGTTGCCATGGAGAGGGTGTGTGGCACTCTAGAGCAGGAGAGCTCCAGGCTAACTCAGACCATGGGGGAGGCTCTGTTAGAGCTCTACATGTCTCTGAAAATACTCAAACGCTTCAGAGAGTTTCTCCCTCTTAA ggacgctAAGATGCTGGCCTTGACTGGCTATCACAACTTGTTCAAGACGTCTATCCACAAGTGGCTGCAGATAGTCCATGACAAGTCTTGTGACAGGATCCGCAGAGCAGTAGACATGGACCAG CTGGAGCCAGTACAGCAGGCCAAACACAGCTCCTCGGCGGTGGATGTGACAGCATGTTTCAGCCAGGTGCGGGTGTTCTGGAACCAGCTGGCCTGGCCAGACTCTGCAGGGGCCTTCATCTTTGTCACCCGCCTGACAGAC AATTTCTGCAGTGAGGCTGTGTGTTACTCAGAGATGATAAAGCGCAAGATTGAGAGGAGCCAGCCGGGTCGAGACATCAAGAGCCTTACAGTGCAG CTGTGCATCGCCCTGAACAACACAGAGCATGTGCGTGTGTTCCTGGGCCACCTGCCTCGGGACCTTGACTGGCAGGGCGTGGAGCAGGCCATGGAGGAGTCTTGCGGGGCGGAGGGAAAGGAGCAGGTCAACAAGGCCCTGAATGGACAGCTCTACAACGTGGATGTGGACCTACAGAGGGAGGCCAAGCGCCTCATCACCCACCTCACAGACAAG ATGCTTTCAGAGCTGAAGAGGTACCTTCAGCACATCAGCCTGTCCCCTGACTCCATCAACAACGATGAT GCCGTGTCCCCCCTCATGAAGTACTTACACGACACTTTAGTCATCCTCAGCGAGTCTCTGGTGAAAGAGAATCTGGCTAG AGTTCTCCTCGGCATGTGGGAGCTGCTCCTCAGAATGATCCTAGACACGGTGGCGGAAAACATGGGAGTCCAGGTGGAGTTCTACAACCGCTTCCAGTACACCGTGGAG GCCCTGGTGCAGTTCTTCTATGCTGAGGGAGAGGGACTTGCCATAGAAGATCTGAAGAACCATGCAGACTACAAG GCTCTTGACGAGGAGCTGAGGCTGAACAAGTGTTCGTCCTTTGAGCTGATCGAGCAGTACTTCCTGGAGAAGATCTCTCAGCAG AGAACACTGAAGCACACAAGCTTTGGCCGCATCAGTGTGAAGTGTTACTATGATGCTTCTGAGCAGAGGCTCACTGTGGAGATCCTGCATGCTGCTGATCTCATTGCCCTGGACGCCAATG GCCTGAGTGACCCCTTTGTCATCGTGGAGCTCTGtccccaccacctcttccccatgGCCAAGAGCCAGCGCACCCAAGTGAAGCTCAAGACCCTGCACCCAGTATTTGATGAGCTCTTCTATTT CCATGTCAGCCCAGAGCAGTACAGGCACAGGTTTGCCTGTCTGACTTTTACTGTGATGGATTATGATTGGCTGTCCACCAACGATTTTGCCGGGGAGGCCTTGGCCCCGCTCAGTGACTTCTGTTGGCCAGGGAGACCCAACGCCTCAGCGGCCGGAAAGACCATCCAGCCGACCATTCTGCACCTGGCCCGGAGCAAACCCAGCG AGAAGCCAATCATGAGGATTCTGGACGCACGGACAGGAGACGGAGAGGCTCAGGAGTTTGTGAGGAAGCTAAAGGAGATTGAGAAATCCATGGAAGAGGAGTGA